A portion of the Microbulbifer agarilyticus genome contains these proteins:
- a CDS encoding TolC family protein, giving the protein MRQAQFVAALVSFSLSLATLTACSVKPVAMDDATIDQRASGDWQTAFSNQEPVTDPVNLNEAIARAIAYNMDNRLKLMEAVVANRNLSLARWDMLPEIAASAGYNHRNKQHFASSEDVNGNESLAQSTSLDKTYSTAGLELSWNVLDFGINYLSAKQAADGVMIAIERQRKLMHNVIMDVEYAFWMAAAAQRAEEQLPALIAQTRTALERSRKSAERGLRQTEASLAYRRDLLDLMQQLLALEGDMHSAKMELASLMGLPPGTPFSVSAGHSDILRSPFAELDIQELEQYSLRNRPELLEEDYRQRIAATEIRKACLQLLPGLELRTGYFYDDNSYLLYNDWAESSLRLTWDLLGTVVAGRDLIGYARDNERLGDVRRAALTVAVLTQVDLAYSHMHRARLNHSYAIEMADIDSALASQSYARWQSSQGTELESIHANTQALLSNVRRDVSYADWRSANGRLSNAVGFQPEFYIDYRQPLALIEQQVADMRTQSGSIELLPIGGYSPEGVEQREAELKEDGAAAAHW; this is encoded by the coding sequence ATGCGTCAGGCACAATTTGTGGCTGCTCTAGTGTCATTCTCCCTTTCCCTCGCGACCCTGACCGCCTGCTCGGTGAAACCCGTCGCCATGGATGACGCCACCATTGACCAGCGAGCCAGTGGTGACTGGCAAACCGCGTTTAGTAATCAGGAACCGGTTACCGACCCCGTCAATCTGAATGAGGCCATCGCGCGCGCCATTGCCTACAACATGGACAACCGCCTAAAACTGATGGAGGCAGTGGTTGCCAATCGCAACCTGAGCTTGGCGCGCTGGGACATGCTGCCGGAAATTGCCGCCAGTGCCGGCTACAACCATCGCAACAAGCAGCACTTCGCCAGCAGCGAGGATGTGAACGGCAACGAATCGCTCGCCCAGTCCACTTCTCTGGACAAGACCTACAGCACCGCCGGGTTAGAACTGTCGTGGAACGTGCTGGACTTTGGTATCAATTACCTGTCTGCCAAGCAGGCAGCCGATGGCGTGATGATCGCGATCGAACGCCAGCGCAAGTTGATGCACAACGTCATCATGGATGTGGAATACGCCTTCTGGATGGCCGCAGCGGCACAGCGTGCAGAGGAACAGCTGCCGGCGCTGATCGCACAAACCCGCACTGCGCTGGAAAGATCCCGCAAGAGTGCCGAACGTGGGCTGCGCCAGACCGAGGCCAGCCTCGCCTATCGCCGCGACCTGCTGGACCTGATGCAACAGTTACTAGCGCTCGAAGGGGATATGCACAGCGCCAAGATGGAACTGGCCTCACTCATGGGGCTCCCCCCCGGAACACCGTTCAGCGTCAGTGCCGGACATAGCGACATTCTGCGCAGCCCCTTTGCCGAGCTGGACATACAAGAGCTTGAACAATACAGCCTGCGCAACCGCCCGGAACTCCTCGAAGAAGATTACCGCCAGCGCATCGCCGCCACTGAAATCCGCAAGGCATGTTTGCAGCTACTTCCCGGACTGGAACTGCGCACCGGCTATTTCTACGACGACAACAGTTACCTGCTCTACAACGACTGGGCGGAAAGCAGCCTGCGTCTCACCTGGGACCTGCTCGGTACCGTGGTCGCTGGGCGCGACCTGATTGGCTACGCCCGGGACAATGAGCGACTGGGTGACGTGCGCCGCGCCGCACTGACCGTTGCCGTACTGACGCAGGTAGATCTCGCCTATAGCCACATGCATCGCGCGCGCCTCAATCACAGCTACGCCATAGAAATGGCCGACATCGACAGCGCCCTCGCCAGCCAATCCTACGCCCGCTGGCAGTCCAGCCAGGGCACCGAGCTGGAAAGTATTCACGCAAACACCCAGGCACTGCTGTCCAATGTGCGACGCGACGTTAGCTACGCCGACTGGCGCAGCGCCAATGGACGCCTGAGTAACGCCGTCGGCTTCCAGCCAGAGTTCTATATCGACTACCGCCAGCCACTGGCCTTGATTGAACAGCAAGTGGCTGACATGCGCACCCAAAGCGGCAGTATCGAATTGCTGCCGATTGGTGGATACAGCCCGGAGGGCGTAGAGCAACGGGAAGCGGAATTAAAAGAAGATGGCGCAGCGGCCGCTCACTGGTAA
- a CDS encoding efflux RND transporter periplasmic adaptor subunit: MNNSLLFRVAVAVFGCLLSASLCSAQPFTAPAKLNALSKVQLSSELAARITEVRLRAGDRFRKGDLLASFDCTELLAELEGAESQRDLARRQLNANVSLKQLGGNISELELVQSEAQLAEAVANAKVLKHRHSFCEVRAPFNGFVITRSAEPHQRAEVGMPLFELVDNRALEVEAIVPSNWLEQLTLDSTFLVTINETGRTYSAQVQRIVPLVDPVTRTVRVIGTIETNSERATVDTLLISGMSGEAQFHFGQDGGNTLGKISSQQGGGN; the protein is encoded by the coding sequence ATGAACAATTCGCTACTCTTCCGCGTCGCGGTTGCTGTTTTTGGCTGCCTGCTCAGCGCCAGCCTGTGCTCGGCCCAACCATTCACCGCGCCCGCAAAATTAAATGCGCTCAGCAAAGTTCAACTTTCCAGTGAACTCGCCGCCCGGATTACCGAAGTGCGTTTGCGCGCGGGGGACCGCTTCCGCAAAGGCGACCTGCTCGCAAGCTTCGACTGCACTGAACTGCTAGCAGAACTGGAAGGTGCCGAATCCCAACGGGACCTCGCCCGCCGACAACTCAATGCCAATGTTTCGCTCAAACAGTTGGGCGGCAACATCAGCGAGCTGGAGCTCGTACAAAGCGAAGCGCAGTTAGCCGAGGCCGTCGCCAATGCCAAAGTACTGAAACACCGCCACTCATTCTGTGAAGTGCGCGCGCCATTCAATGGTTTTGTGATTACTCGCAGCGCTGAGCCACACCAACGCGCCGAAGTGGGTATGCCGCTGTTCGAACTGGTGGACAATCGTGCGCTTGAGGTCGAAGCCATCGTTCCTTCCAACTGGCTTGAGCAACTCACACTCGATAGTACTTTCCTCGTCACCATTAACGAGACCGGCCGCACCTATAGCGCCCAAGTGCAACGCATCGTGCCACTGGTGGACCCGGTCACCCGCACCGTCCGCGTAATCGGCACAATCGAAACAAACAGCGAGAGGGCGACAGTCGATACTCTGTTGATCTCTGGCATGAGCGGCGAAGCGCAATTTCATTTTGGGCAGGATGGCGGCAATACTCTCGGCAAAATTTCCTCGCAACAAGGCGGGGGCAACTAG
- a CDS encoding efflux RND transporter periplasmic adaptor subunit, with protein sequence MDARLLKRLNSFLALEKNLRQATTVSQVAQIACSDSQFLLNFDTCLFFSGTKLTLIAASNVSTVDTSASDAQQWQTLVRENIQRSKAQAPLELEISRPQPIEPQGSDKTVCKSDQLLVLMPIDSITNTRSDKKVDLGCLALLRRHPLSQQEQEIFRELTAAVRQALLALRGTESFSLRRWIQRRPLIVSALLLATCLFPVRQSVLAPASLAAVDPRIVSARTDGVIRSIDVLPNARVANAQLLFTLEDAEVTAEIDRVQQEIALYNERLRMTRQYNFQQASAGYKLAQAETDLSIRKLDLEFQQSQLEKTRVRAPSAGVAIYTDPAEWIGRRIRAGEKVMEIVQPHARQIQINLPTSDAIALPNKAQVVFYAESNPFSPVEGYLNYHSLLTSEGENQPASYRLLATIEQDQLNIKINTRGHARIYGARVPLAYYLLRRPISTARRWLGI encoded by the coding sequence GTGGACGCGCGCCTGCTGAAACGGCTTAATAGTTTTCTGGCACTGGAAAAAAACCTGCGCCAGGCAACTACGGTTTCCCAAGTTGCGCAGATTGCCTGCAGCGATAGCCAGTTCCTGCTGAATTTCGACACCTGCCTGTTTTTCTCCGGCACAAAACTGACACTGATCGCTGCCTCCAATGTAAGTACGGTGGACACTTCGGCCAGCGATGCCCAGCAGTGGCAAACCCTGGTGCGCGAGAATATCCAGCGGAGCAAGGCTCAGGCTCCGCTAGAACTGGAAATTTCTCGCCCACAGCCAATTGAGCCGCAGGGTAGCGATAAAACCGTCTGCAAGAGCGACCAGCTTCTGGTGCTGATGCCGATAGACTCAATCACCAATACACGCTCGGACAAAAAAGTAGACCTAGGCTGCCTGGCACTCCTGCGCCGGCACCCGCTCTCGCAACAGGAGCAGGAAATTTTCCGAGAGTTGACCGCCGCGGTACGCCAGGCGCTGCTCGCATTACGTGGGACAGAATCATTCTCACTACGCCGCTGGATCCAGCGGCGCCCACTGATTGTTTCCGCCCTGCTCCTCGCCACCTGTTTGTTCCCAGTGCGCCAGAGTGTGCTGGCCCCCGCCAGCCTGGCCGCCGTTGACCCCAGGATCGTATCTGCGCGCACCGATGGGGTGATTCGTTCGATCGATGTACTCCCGAACGCCCGCGTCGCTAACGCCCAACTACTATTTACCCTCGAAGATGCAGAGGTTACCGCTGAGATTGACCGGGTGCAGCAGGAAATCGCGCTCTACAACGAACGCCTGCGCATGACTCGCCAATACAACTTTCAACAGGCATCCGCCGGATACAAACTTGCCCAGGCCGAAACCGACTTATCGATCCGCAAACTGGACCTGGAGTTCCAACAATCTCAGCTGGAAAAAACCCGGGTCAGGGCACCCAGCGCTGGTGTGGCCATTTATACCGACCCCGCTGAATGGATTGGGCGGCGTATTCGCGCCGGGGAAAAAGTCATGGAAATCGTGCAACCCCATGCGCGCCAGATCCAAATCAACCTCCCCACTAGTGACGCCATCGCGCTACCTAACAAGGCGCAAGTGGTGTTTTACGCAGAGTCCAACCCATTCTCCCCGGTCGAGGGCTATCTGAATTATCACAGCCTGCTCACCAGTGAGGGCGAAAACCAGCCTGCCAGCTACCGCCTGCTAGCGACCATTGAGCAGGACCAGCTAAACATCAAGATCAACACCCGGGGGCACGCGCGCATATACGGTGCGCGGGTGCCGCTCGCCTATTACCTCCTGCGCCGACCAATCAGCACCGCACGCCGCTGGCTCGGTATCTAG
- a CDS encoding biotin/lipoyl-binding protein produces the protein MSQTSISNQPPPHAADSAWPPLRPDLQFHRVDEDPFTQTWLLYDPLRGQYLELGELELLTLQQWRLGSAETIAVTLSQQQGYEVSPQQIESIFRFVSDNELLQCSSDELAQKRAQITAMQRGLGQLQKMLFFRRALFTPQLSSRLLSPLARATAQPPFYFALIVTALFCAISIGQHRAEFLAYFSASWNPVGGLLFFACYLLLSLFHELGHASVARLYGIRANSVGVGLIVLMPIMYSEITDAWRLPRKARLHISAAGVAFELSLGVAAALIWCIADDGALRTLMFYLFTTSIVTTLLVNANPLMKFDGYYLLSDFLREKNLQQTASNTLRQWCWGLLLRDTSLPTNPKQKLLGMFGLASLIYRLLIFAAISYAAYQLLFKAAGVLLFFLCIGLLLALPTVREVQGFWSHLQRQRQLKSAHSTRGEAEEYRSMKDSLPPREMGNSTLARTGILQMFRPTSLWCIAALIAIVLTPLPWPVQLPASTHFVNQQTLMAPANAQIREILFTRGEFVRAGQVIAELHDDELEYRIQRTRAELGLLQQREQIDRFAEHLDALEGVYLQDLLSKQQLLRQLEIQKQQLQVFAKVDGKVDWIMPGLHSGQFLTLNQPFLSIAERNSLAGRAYAQAQQVSRLSEMGEDIQRGKLFLRGQWHPVTVNVRNIENIASQTLLDPVLASDFGGPVQTLTDNRERAAEALHLISFEFEASSPKAGTALPTTAQRTGHLVLLGEPVSLAYLLVRRMAGVFIRESGV, from the coding sequence GTGTCCCAAACATCGATCAGCAACCAGCCACCACCGCACGCTGCCGATAGCGCTTGGCCACCCTTGCGACCCGACTTGCAGTTTCACCGGGTGGATGAAGATCCCTTTACGCAAACCTGGCTGCTGTACGACCCGCTGCGCGGGCAGTACCTGGAACTGGGGGAGCTGGAGCTTTTAACCTTGCAGCAGTGGCGACTGGGAAGTGCGGAGACAATTGCTGTCACCCTGTCCCAGCAACAGGGTTATGAGGTTTCGCCGCAGCAAATCGAGAGTATTTTTCGCTTTGTCAGTGACAATGAACTACTGCAATGCAGCAGTGACGAACTTGCACAAAAACGTGCGCAGATCACCGCCATGCAACGCGGCCTTGGCCAGTTGCAAAAAATGCTCTTTTTTCGCCGAGCATTATTCACCCCACAGTTGAGTAGCCGCCTGTTAAGCCCACTTGCCCGGGCAACAGCACAGCCCCCATTTTACTTTGCCCTGATTGTTACTGCGCTCTTCTGCGCGATATCCATCGGCCAGCATCGCGCAGAATTCCTTGCCTACTTCAGTGCAAGTTGGAACCCTGTTGGCGGGCTGCTGTTTTTCGCTTGCTACCTGCTATTGAGTTTGTTTCACGAGCTTGGTCATGCCAGTGTCGCGCGACTTTACGGCATCCGCGCAAATAGTGTCGGGGTCGGGCTCATCGTATTGATGCCAATAATGTACAGCGAAATTACCGATGCCTGGCGCCTGCCGCGCAAGGCAAGATTGCATATTTCCGCTGCCGGGGTTGCGTTTGAGTTAAGTCTTGGCGTTGCTGCCGCACTCATCTGGTGTATCGCAGACGACGGCGCGCTGCGCACATTGATGTTTTATTTGTTCACTACATCAATAGTGACCACACTGCTGGTCAATGCCAATCCGCTGATGAAATTTGATGGCTATTACCTGTTGAGTGATTTCCTGCGGGAAAAAAATTTGCAACAGACTGCCTCCAACACATTACGGCAATGGTGCTGGGGGCTATTACTTCGCGATACCTCCCTGCCCACCAACCCCAAACAGAAACTCCTGGGGATGTTCGGGCTCGCCAGCCTCATCTATCGTCTTTTAATTTTCGCGGCGATCAGTTACGCCGCCTACCAGCTACTGTTCAAAGCCGCCGGTGTCCTATTGTTTTTCCTGTGTATCGGCCTGCTTCTTGCTCTGCCCACGGTGCGGGAGGTTCAAGGATTCTGGTCGCACCTGCAACGACAACGACAGCTCAAATCTGCACACTCCACTAGGGGCGAAGCGGAGGAATATCGAAGTATGAAGGATTCTTTACCGCCACGTGAGATGGGAAATTCAACTCTGGCTCGCACAGGCATTTTGCAAATGTTTCGCCCCACCAGCCTCTGGTGTATTGCAGCACTCATTGCCATAGTGCTCACACCGCTACCTTGGCCGGTACAGCTGCCAGCGAGCACCCATTTCGTAAACCAGCAAACCCTGATGGCACCCGCGAACGCCCAGATACGCGAAATCCTGTTCACGCGCGGTGAATTTGTTCGTGCAGGCCAGGTTATTGCGGAGTTGCACGACGACGAGCTCGAATACCGCATCCAGCGCACGCGGGCGGAGTTAGGACTGCTACAGCAACGCGAGCAGATCGACCGTTTCGCGGAGCATCTCGACGCACTGGAAGGCGTGTACCTACAGGACCTGCTCAGTAAGCAACAACTACTCCGCCAGTTGGAAATTCAGAAGCAACAACTGCAGGTGTTCGCCAAGGTTGACGGGAAGGTTGACTGGATAATGCCGGGGTTACACAGCGGACAATTCCTCACCCTCAACCAGCCATTTTTGAGTATTGCCGAACGGAATTCGCTCGCGGGGCGCGCCTATGCGCAGGCGCAACAAGTCTCGCGACTATCCGAAATGGGCGAGGACATACAGCGCGGCAAACTGTTTTTGCGCGGCCAGTGGCACCCTGTGACGGTGAATGTACGCAATATCGAAAACATCGCATCACAGACCCTGCTGGATCCAGTGCTCGCATCAGACTTCGGCGGGCCGGTACAAACGCTCACGGACAATCGTGAACGTGCGGCCGAGGCACTGCATCTCATTAGCTTTGAATTTGAGGCATCAAGCCCAAAAGCCGGGACTGCGCTGCCAACAACTGCACAGCGCACTGGCCATCTTGTACTGCTCGGCGAGCCCGTCAGCCTTGCCTACCTGCTTGTACGACGTATGGCCGGTGTATTTATTCGCGAAAGTGGCGTGTAA